One Misgurnus anguillicaudatus chromosome 22, ASM2758022v2, whole genome shotgun sequence DNA segment encodes these proteins:
- the mks1 gene encoding tectonic-like complex member MKS1: MADVWCTDTGEAVYRSRDAVKNLRIRVRIQRMTSTAALSQHLHQQVLSQQERGAIELDNFTSQTRSSSTIDEEEMVVGWQEKFFSQYEVDLYQTESNCQTPLERQYHTEILAMERAKRRKNQRIFTYTDFDRFAKWEEQAQSLLTPAQPIPTLLAERMASVRHRRQERRPVDSSVPKSRLIMWEPSEEFIKNSHTINTPVQSMYIMGDLGPSGKLGLKENEYVLCTIRADSNGVITIKPDFNNNRGAYRIETVGEKREVWQLYLENTSADINAEEKDREQRMYRDLYTRHKDYLNSLVGQDFEMPPPGVLRLIVNGEIVSAQGYEYDNLYVHFFLDLPNSWSNVPFHCLSGVTQTCRTRILGKEDVAFFSYPFSFESFFRKEDESDESLPQWPVLYFKVLSLDFWQRYRTEGYGFLVIPSTPGCHKMTCRTWRPLQSSTAELRRFFIGGGPELEDVSYVRIPGTFKGERLSRCGFRTQTTGSVTFTLNCIQHARAFIDASTLKRRRQTVLDQLGGHSQQGSVYNVLEAFQKARKRMHDARESLPRDLISTAVQLNSESSA, encoded by the exons ATGGCGGACGTCTGGTGTACTGACACAGGGGAAGCGGTTTACCGCTCGAGGGATGCAGTTAAAAACTTACGGATACG TGTCCGCATACAACGTATGACCTCTACAGCTGCCCTGTCGCAGCACCTCCATCAGCAAGTGTTGTCTCAACAGGAAAGAGGAGCTATAGAGCTGGACAACTTCACCTCACAGACACGATCGAGCTCCA CCATTGATGAGGAGGAAATGGTAGTTGGTTGGCAGGAGAAATTTTTTAGTCAG TATGAAGTGGACCTTTACCAGACTGAGTCAAACTGTCAAACACCTTTGGAGCGTCAATATCACACAGAAATATTGGCAATGGAAAGGGCTAAACGAAGAAAAAACCAGCGCATTTTCACCTACACAGACTTTGATCGCTTTGCCAAGTGGGAAGAG CAAGCTCAGAGTCTATTGACCCCAGCACAGCCAATACCTACCCTCTTAGCAGAACGCATGGCCAGTGTTAGACACAGGAGGCAAGAGAGACGTCCTGT AGACTCCAGTGTTCCCAAGTCGCGTTTAATCATGTGGGAACCTTCAGAGGAGTTCATAAAGAACAGCCACACCATCAACACACCTGTGCAGAGCATGTACATTATGGGAGATCTTGGGCCTTCAGGGAA GTTGGGCctgaaagaaaatgaatatgTGCTATGTACCATAAGAGCAGACAGTAATGGAGTTATCACAATCAAACCAGACTTTAACAATAACAGAGGAGCTTACAG GATAGAGACGGTGGGAGAGAAGAGGGAGGTGTGGCAGCTTTATCTGGAAAACACCTCAGCAGACATTAATGCagaagagaaagacagagagcaACGCATGTACAGAGAT CTGTACACACGTCACAAAGATTACCTTAACAGCCTGGTAGGCCAGGACTTTGAGATG CCACCTCCAGGGGTACTTCGCCTGATTGTGAATGGAGAGATTG TTTCAGCTCAGGGCTATGAATATGACAATCTCTATGTCCACTTCTTCCTGGATCTACCAAACA GTTGGTCCAATGTTCCCTTTCACTGCCTCTCTGGTGTCACTCAGACCTGTCGCACACGCATTCTGGGGAAA GAGGATGTAGCCTTCTTCTCCTATCCATTTAGCTTTGAGTCCTTCTTCAGAAAAGAGGATGAGTCTGATG AATCATTACCCCAGTGGCcagtgttatattttaaagttCTGTCCTTGGATTTCTGGCAACGGTACAGAACTGAAGGCTATGGTTTCCTTGTCATTCCCTCAACACCAG GGTGTCACAAAATGACTTGCCGCACATGGAGACCCCTGCAGTCAAGCACAGCTGAACTGAGGCGCTTCTTTATTGGGGGAGGTCCTGAACTTGAGGACGTCAGTTATGTCAGAATACCTGGCACTTTCAAG GGAGAGCGATTGAGTAGATGTGGCTTTCGCACACAGACGACTGGAAGTGTGACCTTTACTCTAAATTGCATACAGCATGCCAG GGCTTTTATTGATGCCAGCACCCTGAAGAGGAGGAGACAGACTGTTCTGGATCAGCTGGGCGGCCACAGTCAGCAGGGCTCTGTCTATAATGTATTGG AAGCGTTTCAAAAGGCCCGTAAGCGCATGCACGACGCCAGAGAGAGTTTACCCAGAGATCTCATCAGTACCGCTGTACAACTTAACTCAGAGTCTTCTGCATAG
- the mrm1 gene encoding rRNA methyltransferase 1, mitochondrial — MQMCKRIYQVSSQVSNSHYLVGLYQLRFTPMSAYHCASPLLLPRDIEWLRKNPLRSNKVTKTNVSRQYEHLQDATIPKLTKIPSRQSQAAVEKRSIPERKVSSELQKLRFEDFDESESGKIFGIHKDIDEDKQLEIVYGVAPCMLALMRGRRKPSRLFVKEDKGPQRDAVLRVCQEGIRHGVQIQRVNKKTLDKMCGGKVHQGLCLLASSLGFIREERSVTLQHKENQGTLWLVLDGIQDPMNLGAILRSAYFLGVDRVASSIHNSCPLTPTVSKASAGVMEVMEVFGYSSLEDIIKAKAVQGWQVVGTVGFEIGNCEGPIMPCSDFKMSRPTLLIMGGEGQGLSSDLRQLCDVLLTIPPRRDLQPGVESLNVSVATGILLHSLLSSRTGS; from the exons ATGCAGATGTGCAAAAGAATATACCAAGTCTCCAGCCAAGTTAGCAATAGCCATTATTTGGTAGGCCTGTATCAATTACGTTTTACCCCTATGTCTGCTTATCACTGCGCAAGTCCACTTCTTTTGCCAAGAGATATTGAATGGTTGAGAAAAAATCCTTTACGTTCTAATAAAGTCACAAAGACAAATGTATCTAGGCAGTATGAACATTTACAAGATGCTACTATTCCCAAATTAACAAAAATACCAAGCAGACAATCTCAAGCGGCTGTAGAGAAAAGATCAATACCAGAGAGAAAAGTGTCTTCTGAGCTTCAGAAACTTAGGTTTGAAGATTTTGATGAGTCTGAATCTGGAAAGATCTTTGGTATCCATAAAGACATTGATGAAGACAAGCAGTTGGAGATTGTGTATGGGGTGGCCCCATGCATGCTGGCCCTCATGCGAGGTAGGAGAAAACCCAGTCGTCTCTTTGTAAAAGAAGATAAAGGGCCCCAGCGAGACGCAGTCCTTAGGGTCTGTCAGGAGGGCATCAGGCACGGTGTGCAGATCCAAAGAGTCAATAAGAAAACACTTGACAAGATGTGTGGTGGTAAAGTGCACCAGGGGTTGTGTCTTTTAGCAAGTTCACTAGGTTTTATCAGAGAAGAAAGATCAGTAACATTACAGCACAAGGAGAACCAAGGGACATTATGGCTTGTTTTGGATGGAATACAAGATCCTATGAATCTTGGTGCCATTTTACGGTCTGCATACTTCCTGGGAGTGGATCGGGTGGCCAGCAGCATTCATAACAG CTGTCCATTGACGCCCACAGTAAGCAAAGCCAGTGCTGGTGTGATGGAGGTCATGGAAGTGTTTGGCTACAGCAGTCTGGAAGATATTATAAAG GCAAAAGCAGTACAAGGTTGGCAAGTAGTTGGCACAGTTGGATTCGAGATTGGAAATTGTGAAGGCCCAATTATGCCGTGTTCTGATTTTAAGATGTCCAGACCTACACTGCTGATAATGG GTGGAGAGGGACAGGGTTTGTCTTCCGATCTGAGGCAACTATGTGATGTCCTCCTCACCATTCCTCCACGCAGAGACCTGCAGCCGGGAGTAGAATCCCTCAATGTGTCTGTAGCCACAG GCATCCTGTTGCACTCTCTTCTGTCCTCACGCACAGGAAGTTGA